One segment of Candidatus Aenigmatarchaeota archaeon DNA contains the following:
- a CDS encoding thiamine pyrophosphate-dependent enzyme, with translation MPELKTIKDIPKEDLLVGGSSACQGCGAVLGLKLTLKALGKNTIIVNTSGCMTLLPTYPFTPFKVPFIHVAIENGGAVASGISRALKMKGQKANVVVYAGDGATYDIGFQSLSAAIERGDDFIYICYNNQSFGNTGVQRSSATPYGAYTTTTPPGKENPVGNFTEKKNMIKIVAAHHIPYAATATVGYPLDFIKKLQKAASIPGPKFIDLLTPCQPGWGYETQNAIKASKLAVETGFWPLLEIERGKFNLTFNPGKLKPIEEYLKTQARFKHLDKKYVMLIQQSIDERWRKLTNGDFWNS, from the coding sequence ATGCCAGAATTGAAAACAATAAAAGACATACCTAAGGAAGATCTGTTAGTTGGTGGTTCTTCGGCCTGCCAAGGATGTGGTGCGGTTCTAGGATTAAAATTAACCCTTAAAGCTCTGGGAAAAAACACAATTATAGTCAACACCTCTGGATGCATGACTTTGCTTCCAACATATCCCTTCACCCCTTTTAAAGTTCCATTCATCCATGTTGCCATAGAAAATGGCGGTGCGGTTGCTTCAGGTATCTCAAGGGCTCTAAAGATGAAGGGGCAAAAGGCAAATGTTGTGGTATATGCAGGAGATGGTGCCACTTATGACATAGGTTTCCAGTCCTTATCCGCTGCGATAGAAAGGGGGGATGATTTCATCTACATTTGCTACAACAACCAAAGTTTTGGGAACACAGGAGTTCAAAGATCATCGGCAACACCTTATGGTGCATACACTACCACGACTCCTCCTGGAAAGGAAAATCCTGTGGGAAATTTCACTGAAAAGAAGAATATGATAAAAATTGTAGCCGCTCACCACATCCCTTATGCCGCAACTGCAACTGTTGGCTACCCATTGGATTTTATAAAAAAACTTCAGAAGGCCGCATCAATACCAGGTCCAAAGTTTATAGATCTTCTTACCCCCTGTCAGCCTGGATGGGGATATGAAACTCAAAATGCTATAAAGGCTAGTAAGCTTGCTGTTGAAACTGGATTTTGGCCATTGCTAGAAATAGAAAGAGGGAAATTCAATTTAACCTTCAATCCCGGTAAACTGAAACCAATTGAAGAGTATCTTAAAACACAAGCAAGATTCAAACACTTGGATAAAAAATATGTGATGCTAATACAACAATCCATAGATGAAAGGTGGAGAAAACTTACCAATGGAGATTTCTGGAACTCCTAA